AAAGTTTAGCATTTTACTTATGAGTCACTTACTTTAACTCAAATACGTATTAAATTAACCAAGTTTCTTTCTAAAAAGAGCAAGCAAATAGAATATAGCATTTTATACTGCCCTTTGTTAAAAGTTCTTTCATTTATTTGTGGGTTTACTACAAAATTAAACTTGGTCTTTATTGTTGGAACTTACTACTGAAACTAAATATTTGTGGCTATTTGGCAAAAATAACAAGtgttttaagttattaaatccCCGTCTAGACAATACCAAgagtttctaaatttatttccgaaaaattttctggaatcaatattgctttaatttttcctaatatgATTTCCAGGTTCAATGGAAGATGACTATGGAACTACAGATGTGCCATCTGGTGGGGACGTATGGGTACTAGTAATAAAAAACTCGCGACCAAGTGATTCTGGAATTTACGTTTGCGAAGTAAACAGTAACCCTATTGTTAGAAGCTTTCATAAATTAAGTGGTAAGTTGAAAAGTAAACAGGACAGCACAAAATTAGAATCATTacatataaaagtaaaattaaaaatatattataaacaaattattatcttaaaaacatgaatattttatatatatttatacattatttaaaaaaaaattaattgaatgtaagagtgatattttaatattaaaattccattTTGCTTAATTAGGAAAAGCAtataatagtaattaaaatatgattGAGAATCTAGTTTTTTTAACGCTGTATTCATTCAATACTTTTCTTGAccttgtattaaaataaattaaaaattaatgtgtatattttatattaatgtatATAGAGAAAGTTTAACCTAGGGTTGATTATCTAAACCTATATTAACAAGAACACAACAGATGTTTATAAAACAAGCAATGTGAAAACAAATAGATAATATAAGAACTATGCGTTTTATTTTGAATTGGAAAGCAAACAATGacgaacaaaacaaaatatacttacaTTTTCCCTTTAAATTACTAAGAGACTTATTGTAACGTGAGAAAGTacgatttaaattttatctagcaatgtttattatttactggaacagcatttaaaagaaaatatctgtGAAATAAAATCGAATGAAAATAAGGAGATATTATTTATACACCTCAGATCCATAACGTGCACATCTCTTCGAAAACTGAATGGATGGAGGTACCAAGCAATCGGTAcacaaaaacataaaagaagattttcaatcatttaagaattcacattttttctgagactatcataattttttaagttaaaaataaatctacagcactgattttaaagcttttgaaactctcataattttttttttactctaacgctaaaaatacttttattagcGTTCAATGATTTGATGGCAAAATAGGAATTTTCAATTACGCCAATAACATGTAtttattacattacattaaaaCATGAAATTATTGCTCTATAATTGATATGAGAATGTTATAATACAGTAAACCGGTCAAATTTGTGACGAAAAATTACCTACACACTTTTTTCTGCGGAAATCGTTAAAAGAGCGTACAAAAAGCCTCACTTAAAATTTGTGACCTCGACGCGTACCGGgtttttgaaaaactcaaaagttttttggatttCATTTATCTCGGGAATGGTAAGGAAAAAAGTTTGGAAAAATTTGTAaggagaaaaaatatatagcgTGTACAATTACGACCATTTTGCTTTGTATgataaaatcaagttttttcatactcaaaatatttaaaaatgttcttccatatttacaataaaaaaaaaattttcaattgcaaaattataaataataatattgaacaataataagaaaatgaaaaatattatatgaatatttaagaaaatagtatatGAATATTAACTTCATTGGCCaaaagagatataaaaaaaaatcatgcgtagtcgtataacatttataataaacaaatttttataaattatcttGTTAGAATATTCCATGTTAGTAAACTGTAAAAGAATTCGATGAAAGTTGCTTCTTTCATGATAATcttcgtttaaaatattttgtacttaCATTAATCCTTGTTTTGTCAGCTTGTTGCGCCTTCCACTATTATGTGGCTATAATTACAGTAAAATTAACTGTCATTACTTATTAATTCATGTTTAATAATTCAAGTTGTTTGTAATTCTtactttagaaattattatgcTAGCTCACTTTAATAAGGttgaaataaggaaaaaaaaatgttgtttattatttcacACATTTACAATAGGTGCAATTGtttatttccttatttattcattaaatacaTTGACGTTTAAATCACCCTTCTGCGATAATAATACATAGTAGTACATGAGtgcacaatataataataatgtaaacaaagtttgaaaacctaataaaattaaattaacttagtcGGTGATGAAGAGATGAACTGCGatattcgtaaaaaaaaatcacaaaaaaaaagatcaatatCGTTTATAAAAACCCTTCTGCAATAATAATACATAGAAGTACATAAGtgcataatgtaataataatataaacaaggttggaaaacaattttttttctataccaAACGGCGAAAAAACGCTGTTTTGGGTACTTTGGGGCcatctattttttgtaatttttatcgTAGCAAGTGAACTCAATGAGAAGAGTTGTAGAAAATGATGTCTTCGATATTTTTTGTCCTTTTAAGCTTTCTGAATgctcttttaataatttccgcaaaaaaaaagtgtgtaggTACTTTTCAAAAACTGTCAAAACTGTCGTACTTGTCAAAACAGCCTTTTTTTCGACAGATTTACTGTACTATTAAAACgcttgaaaaattttcatttattccaCTACAATATATTATATTCCCCAATACATCACCAGTTTTAGCTTATTAAATTTGCGTCTCATAAGCAATGCTCTGAATCCGGACAATCCTATACAGGTCTGctatatacattaaaaaaaggatACGGCCGGATCCTTGTAGATAAAAGACGGATCCTTGTAGTACACCAGATATTATATTGATGGTACTTGAATATGCTTAATTTTCTAAGACCACCAGctgatttttttcagaaatataataCTTAAAGTAGTTTATTGAATTATTATCAAATCTGCTGAAAGAAAATCGAATTTAAGTAATATGAGTCCCACAAAATCACTTTTATCCAATGCCTCCATGATTTCTGAAGCCAGTTTTAATAAGACGGATGATGTATACTACtttcagaagaaaaaattataaatttgttgttgaataaactattttaatttttttcgaagttACTGGAATGATTCATATTGGTCCAAGATTGCAGTATTCTTTTGGACTACTGATTTTAGGTAAAGGTTTTATACAAGAAGTCTATAAAACATTACCAAAATAGCCCTTTTCAAAACAGCAGTTTATAATATTAGTCCAGTGAGGAGAAAGGTGTTAAATGCAATGATGGAGCATATTCATTGAAATACTGTCACTATTAATCGTATTAAATTTGAGttatatataactatttttgaattttgaaataaaaactaaaaagtttgggattatatttattaatagaaaatataactGTTTTCAGGCAGCTATCCcaaggaaataataataataataataataataataattattattattattattatttagcataaatagctacatacaaaaataacaaatttcccaaaaaattaataaaaataaagatatatatatcaataataatgttcataaagctaattcaacaacatatttagtcagcaagagtacatatataaataagcaataaatatcaaatgctGGGTATCCCGATCCCGACACTTGCAACGCCCCGGTTTTACCAGGAACAGCAGCATCCCGGTTAATCCAAGGAATACCGCAATATTCCGGTCCGTCTAAACATTGCCATGTCGGCGACCTAAGCACCCCGCCACCAAAAACtggttcaaaaatttttttaaaattaccacaTACATAAACCTAAAGCGCTCTTACtaactttacaataatattattaattaattaattataattataccCTTATAAATTAATCCTTATACgcttattgtgtaaaaaatataatatacatatgcacTTGAGGTTACTACTAACATGTGGatctaaacaaaacaattgatgtaatcaaaatttgcagtgCTCGCAAATAACCATAAAATGTTACGCCAATAGGTGAATCTCGATCATGAGGTTAATTACCTATGGGCTGGTGAAATAGatcgaatacagggtgtcctggtTTTTTTGGAGAGACTATGTCAAATCCCGGTTAATCGATGAATACTTTTTCAGTATCCCGGTTGTTCCATGGATAGCAAACACAGCTCTTCTGCTACCCACAAACACCTCATCATTGTTCTCACTTCACTACAATATTTATCTGCACATATATTTACTATAGTAATTCAAGccacatactaaaattaaacttaaaataagagtTAAACTAAAATAGTGATCCTAAACAacatactgtaaaaaaataaacaaaatgaaaataaaaaaacaattaggcAAAGGTAACAAAAATCCTAGGACAATATATGTGTCCTAACCagccttttaaaattatgtacagAATCGCAGTCTCGTATGCTTGTTGGTAATCTATTAAAATCTTGTAAGCCTATACCTATCGATTAGTATGAAATTGTTACAGTTTCGAGTTTGATAATGATAAACATCTCTAAAAACCTTCACCTTCTTACAAATATATGATGGTAACATATGATAACATAATGAACAAATTATTTGATACATATGCCCTGAATATTGCTGGGTAAAGATAtgattttgtcaaaaaaacaGGATAAAAGTAGCGGTAAGacctatattattatttatttattttcaacctTTATCCTGATGTCACAAAGTATTGCATTGTCATCTGAAATTAAATCAGCATTTCGAGCAGACGAATGTATGGCATTTGTGGACTTGTTAAAAGAAATtacatctatttaaatttatgtatttgcTGCTATACAAATAGATTCGTTTATTACCTGTCTAAACCATTTGCAGAAAATCAATCCATCAAAACattatctgaaaaataatttacattggAATCGCtaggaattaaattaatatgaaattgTGAACATGCAAGAGatataatcaaaacaataagCACAATGACGTAAATCTCCCCTTGGAGACCTGTATATCGAGCCGACgagaaaaagataatttaatgaataagcACTCCAGGTCGAGAGAGAAATCAAAATCCTTAAAGGTTAACGAACTTTCATAAGACTGCCAAACATACTTGTATACCAACCCTCCATCCCTTGCCATCCCTATTCTTTACAAATAAATGATATTATATCCTAGAGACGTTCAAAACATGAAACACTGAACGTACATTAAGGTGATTAAACCTAATATCTTTTAAGGTTTTAGGTATTAGAAATTTATGTCAtgtatgttaaaataaaatataaaaaatataaataataaaaaataatagtttgtGTTGTCTCTTTTTCCACTTacaagtcaaagtcaaagaaaaaaagGGACGGATATTACAACAATGAAtagtatttttcaataattgtaagattttttttcttacgcTTTTTGTACACTTTCTtcactataatttatttattgctcattaaaacttttttggaaattgGTATTTTCTTAGCCAGTTATCCTCTTCAACATATTAGAGAAAATGTACAAAAAGAAGTAACAGCAGCGTAGTGATCATGgacttttaaatttgaaatacaaTCTAATCCCAGAATCTATGTTACTATGCTATTTTATGTTTGATACCCGAATCGTaacttttatataagaaatGTAGCTCCCTTAAAAAGATACATATactataaatttgaaattgtaAATTCCAGGTACGGGCTTTATctgtaaatttacattaatttactAAATCTTCAAAGATCgctaaaaggatttttaaaaacaatattttcatcAATTGCTTGTATATTAAAAGTTCTTTGCATGGTATTCTTTTATTGCATCAACCCCTTTTACGAAACGCTTTTTTTCTCTTATCCCTTGCTATACATCTCTTATTCATAAATCCTACGGAATTCCTTATTAAgcattttcaaaagtttaaaatagaATAGCAATAAGGGTAGTATCTAAACACCTAcgacaaaaaagtgaaaaatcagcggcaaatatttgaaaaattaataaaatcagatAAGTCAAAATAGCTTATACATCTCTACATTTTTGCATTGTTAAAACATCTTTTGTTAGAAATTTTCATAGAACTTTCTGCCCTAAGAGTACTTTCAATATCAGCGATTTTTCCTTACGAATTCACCGATCCTTCTTAAATCAACcgtgtccatttaaattatgctttctTCGAATCTTTTTTACGTTGtctatttagttaatttttttttccaagaagaGTCTATGAAATAGAAGTTTCATcagctttttttatataacttctTTCATTTATACTCAACTAATTGTAACGAtttgtatctataaaaaatcaatttacatctaataaattatttcattgtAATTTAGTGGTATCAAGAGCGATAACAGCAAATCCTACAGACGTCATCATATACGAAGACCCAAAACCAACAGGAGGCTTTGCGAAAAACCACAACTATACTGAATGTTGCATCGCCCAAAATGTTTCCAAAGGCTGTTTAGGCTTCTGTAACATTCAAAGTATTTTAgaaggtaattttaataatttacttttttaatagtatacaattggcattttatttatAGGTAGTACAGGGCAAGACCCTGAAAATTGCGAACAAGATTTCCCATCAATAGTCAATTGTATGGCAGATGGTAGAAACCATGTGCCTTGCTGCATTCATGAACGGGTTCCAGATATTTGCCAGGATGTTTGCAGGGGTGAATACACTGCCATAACTGAGAATATTAAAACTCACTTTTCTTGTTCGGCTTACACTGAACAGACGTTGGCCTGTATTATGGAAGGCATTggtaatataaattattttaaaaaaactatttgtgcaatttaactttggatttttttagagTTATTGCCTAGTCCACCTAAAGATGTTGAAGTAGAACCGTTAAcggaaaaatcaataaaagtaGAATGGGCACTGCCTCATGCAAATAGTGAAACAATTACAGAATATACAGTTAATTTGACTACTTTAAGAAGTTTTTCTGAGAATTCCGAAGAAGAGATTAAAGGAAGTAGTAATGCTACAGTAAAAACTATTCTTCATAAGGTAcagaaatttttaatctttttaaattaaaatttattaactaaaaatctggtcatttatttttaggtcTCCAGAGACAAAAATTCCACAATTTTTACCGATCTTTCCCCATTTACTTGGTACGAAATCACCGTCACTTCCCACAACATCATTGGTTCCTCTCTCCCAACATACTCcataaaaactttaactttagCACCTGGTAAGGTTAAAGAGCCCACCAATGGAAGTCCGCCTGCTCTACCTGACATTAAAAGTTGTTGCTCCAATAAGggtaattatttcattaattaatacATGTCCTGACATTTATTAATTGCCTAATAATTTTAAGGCATCACCCATAAAACATGCCTAAACAAACTCTGCGATCCAGTAGAAGCTGAAAAAGTAGAAATAACTGATCTTATGATCTGCGCTCCATGGGCCCAAGATACCTTTGGCTGTCTCACCAATGGGGTGGACCATACACCCTGTTGCAAAGAACGAGGATTACCAGATATATGCCAGCAGTTATGTACTGGAAACGTATCTAGCTTagattttaattactttaagtaagtaattatttgcGGTTAAGTCATGTGAACTAAAACAAGTTATTTATTAGATGTCTTCGGTACATGGGTGAGTACACCAACTGCCTTCTTCAAGGTTATGGAGTTTTACCAAGTGCACCCACACACGTTTACATTACCAATGTGGAATCAGAGTTTGCCTTACTTCACTGGTCGATGCCAAAGACTCTAGGAGATACGGTTACTAGTTATAATGTTCATATAAGGCCAGTCAGTTCAGGAGAGGATGAAGAAGAGGCTGATTTTAaggtaaatgttttatttaatgccagaatttccagaaaatcttaTATCGgtacaattttcttaataaactaaTTGACTTATTTTAGAGCttgacaataatttttgatCATCACACACCTCTTTTTCAAGACTtttcactgattttttttttaatttttaattattaaaaaaaacaagacaaCTAGGGTTTGTTTATCAAATAACCACTCAATTCACTTAAGATGTTGCGCGCTAACACCGGAAGGGTGCGTGGGCATAGCAAAATCAAGATGTTTCAATAGCATAAAATAGAATTACATATAATCTCATAATAACATTTATGGCAAGAGTAAACGAATAAACTATTTTTCAGATTTACCTTTTTTTCTTGATTccttcttaatttaaaaaaatatttaaaaaatatattaacattgTCCTGAATTATGCATAATTAATTTCAAGTAAATATGCCATAATTATATTTATCGCTTTTTTACACATAAAAGAAAGATGCAGTAGATGATCGATTTTTAGATTTCTAATTCCTCAACTTTTTATGTGACAAAGACGATTTTAGAAATATCACCGCTCTAAAtacaaatttatcaataatgaTTTCtaagtaacaaaaattattaattaaacaactTACCTTATGCATGCATCACAATACCTATTTTAGTTATGCAtgactaaaaaatatgtttcagacatacatatttttttttaacaaaaatatagtgcgtttatttaaattttatatacagtgtaattgcagaaaaaaaatacttaagatattttgttatatattatagttATATAGGAATATGttttacatattaaatattttttttaattttaagtcttTGCTATAGTAATATTAACTAATGATTATGGGGCacgttatatattttttcaataatttttgcgTCTTTATGTATGTGATATAATACAaatgctttttaatttaatttagttgtatcgcttaaaaattataatttttattgtaattttatttatttattttctttaaagataATACCAAATGCAAAAAGTATTTGGGTATTGGAGGATTTAGAGAGTGAAACAGACTACGAAGTCTACGTAGAAGCTGTTAATAAACATGGAGTGGGATCACCTAGTCCACGGCTCACCTTCCAGACAGGCAGTAAGGTAAgtcattttatttctaaatttcctAAACAAGATAATTacattagttaatttttttttaattttagcaatCCCACTTACATgtcacaaatattttttttcataataatctTAGCAACatccatttaaatatttttagtttaactatatcgaaaatgataaaaattacgtataaatatttttcatatatttttaaatttaacgttttttattaatttgaatggACTGgctttatttttcattgattttaaaatttaattaaacagaatatgtatatatgtaattttatatgaCCATTTTCAAGCTGAAACAGCTTAAATACCaatataagaattaattttttaacaaagcctatcttaaataaacatataaaaatgcAACCGATCAATCAACAAacgaattattttaatatgtttttgcaATTAAGTACTACACTaacatgcataacttaatttgGTGGGTGGTATACATCTGTTACCATTTCAATTTTTCTGATCTAACCTATGAAATTAATGTTGATAAAAATTATCAAGAATAAAAGGACACtttgcatttattaaaaaatcgtcgtttattacaaacaaaacaattaatttatttggaatcATTTTGCATTACTAGTAAACTTTTTACATTCCCTTTAAATTCCTTTTAATCCACTTATTCGGATTTCCGGCTCTTATCCAAAACCGATAAGTGATTTCGTGTCTGTAAACCTCCCCAGGATTTAAAGTCGTATTAggaaaatgcttaaaattaacAGCATTCGGGTAGTTTTCGGTTTGCAATGCTATCGCCCCATGAGATTTATATACTGCCCTACCTTTACCTACTATATGATCGGAATTTTTGTAGTAAACTGGTATAATGTTTTGATGTTTTTCAATGGAGGCGTCTAAAACACTTGATTTGGATTGCTTGGATTGTTCCATTTTAGATAATGACCCTATGCTTAACTTGGACTTCGAAAAGTTTTTGTCTGACGATTTGTCTATTTTCTCCTTTGATGCAGTTATACTCTGTTTAGAACTGTTGGCAGCATTACTTACATTTGAAGCTCTGGTATATTCTTTGGATTCTGCTGACTGTATTTCAGGTTCAATGActtctacaatttttattatttcactcAATACTTCTTTTAAATCCAGACAAGGTTGATCTGTTTCTTCGTTTTCACATGCAATTTCTTTTGCtttttgcaaataattaaattgatggCGCGTTAACTTTAAATGATCCTCCTCGGTTAATTCTGTTgtgatatttttagatttgaatTCTACAAACTTATTAATGAGGCTTTTAATTTCtgtaaaattttgtatctcgtCGATTTTTAGTAAAGCAAGTActttttcatgaattttttgaaagagtAGCATAGTGTTATCGGAGCTTTGATCAATAGATTTTGTTTTATcttctttttgcaaaatatcttttatggTCATTAGGTTTTCATAACCAAAATCATTAGCTGTATATAGCCTAACTCCTGGCTGGTTACTGTAGATCTCTATCATTCTTCCGCTAGGGGGATGCAACAGTCGGCCAACGAAACACTGTTCTTGATACATTCCCCTATTGACACACAGGTATTGATCAAACCCATCTTTGGGCACAACTCCAATAACTTTTCCGAGTACTTTGGGTACTTGAAAGTCAAACTGGGTGTGAATAACATTTAATATCTCCCCTGTGGGGATTTTATCTATTTGCGGTGTAAAGCAGTTGCAATTCAAAGTTAAAATATGTCGATAGATTTCATCAGGACCTCTATGATGTCCTGCTAAGTTAAAGAATAGTAACTGTGATAAATCAATACAGGTTGGCTGAGTGGTTTCGGcttcaaaaagtattttaaattcatttttagcTGAAAGTTCAAAAATAGCTCGAATAAGAAGATCTCCTGGATATCCGTCAGACTGATGAGGGCTTATGTGACTCATAATGACCTTTTTGTTACTAATATAAGTATCCCACACAGTTTTATCTAAACCTTTGATACCTCCACAGACACTGTGGCCTCCAAAATTAGCACTGACATTAAATTTCTTATCGCCAATAACAAAGcaactatttttaataatactgcTTACTCTGCCTACGATTGAACCAAAATATTGCTTGCTATAATGCAAATATCCGGCGAGTTCATCGAAACCTAACAGAATATCCTCTACATCACCAGTTCGGTCTGGAAGTTTAATGGAAATCACTCTGGCCCCAAAATTTATTACTTCGATttggattttgtttttatttttccaagtGAACCGTTTAATTTCGTGCTGATTGCCAAGCTCGTCGTAATACTCCGCGTAATGATCTTCTGCTAAAAAAACACCATCAGCATCAAACTCTTCTATTTTAGGCTTCGGTTTAGTAGGCGATTTCGgccttttaatattttgttttgatgaTTCCGAGTGTATCGATACTTTGCCTGACGATGGCTCGTTTCTGGGTATTCGAGGCAAGTCTCCGCTCATTGtaaatttggtttaaaataattgaaacttacattagaattttaaaaataataatgaggtTATTGTCAAATTTGGCAGTGAcagcttaaaatttttgaagtataacgcgttcaaatattaaatgtatagaataatcaaataaatctaATTTCTTAGATCGAAGAGGAAGAAATAGAAGAAGCAGCAACTTATAACGTGACTGCTTGCTGTGTAGAAGCCAATCTAAACAGCGTCTGCTTACCACTATGTTCCTACGATGCCAATATGAACGATGTTAAAAGACTGGCAGTATGTGGCTCTGGTAAGACACTCCTGATAATTTAAAGCTTACCGGtaactatgatttttttaacagaattcCACACGATCTTAAAATGTGCCGCAGGTGGTAGGAATCATGGTACTTGCTGCAATAGAAGAGGAGTACCAGCAGCATGTCAGTCTTTATGCTCTGGGGTCATTGTGGATTCTTTAAGAAGTACAGCTGCTAATTGTGTTACTTATATTGGAAATATTGTGCAGTGTTTTGAAGAAGGTGCACcgtattaaatatatatgttactagtaataataaaaaatatattttaggcaCAGGGAAATTACCAGGTCCAGTGGCGGGTGTTCATGCAATTGCAGCGGACTCTACCAGCATTAACTTGGAATGGTCACCACCAGAGGAAGGGCCGAATGTTACTGATTATGTGATACATTACCAAAAAGTCGATAATACTTCCATGCATGAAACTTTACTTAAATTAGATAAAGTAAGTAATTAGTAAACTTATACacaagtaattaataaattactctTGTGCTTGCAGCAAGTGAACACAACTGGATACTATTACATCTTAACGGGCCTTGAAGAAAACGCCATGTATCAAGTATTTGTAGTGGCAAGAAATGAATATGGTACCTCCTTACCATCATCCATAGCATTTATAAAGTTATCTAGCAACAATGAAGGTAAATGGGTCAATGCAACCACATCACCTCCGCACTCTTTAGCTGTTGCTAGTCACAGTGCCACATGGGTTACCATCAGTTGGCAACCACCAGAGTTTAGTCATCCATCTGAGCAAATTTCTTATAGGTAAGGATTTTTCGAAGAAgtcaaaaatgattttattgttGACTGCCTTTTTTAGACTATACCACAAATCTACCTCAGAagataaatatcaaattaaaaacacaTCTGTGACCTCATACATGATCAAGAATCTAACCCCAAATACTcagtatattatttatgttGAGGCAGTCACTGACAAAGGGGTCAGCATGCCATCAGAGACTCTTATTGCCTGGACAGATCCAGCATATCCAGCTTTTGTAGAAGTAAGTGGCTTTTGAAAAGGGACAAATACAGCAACAGCGCTTGTGGTGGCCTGATAATATTTTGCAGTCTAACGATAAAGGCCTGGCCAgtctcttaattttattagattattcTAAGGCTTTTGATACCCCAGACCATGCACTCTTGTATTCGAAACTGCATTATTATGGGTGCTCAgatgcttttttaaat
The genomic region above belongs to Anthonomus grandis grandis chromosome 6, icAntGran1.3, whole genome shotgun sequence and contains:
- the LOC126737025 gene encoding Ig-like and fibronectin type-III domain-containing protein 1; amino-acid sequence: MLILWLLGVPISLVLGLPSMRDSLTNPVHVYDGDDALITCVVRDIGSNTVMWKKEDRERHSMRVLTAGENRVTADNRFSVLHDSGSMEDDYGTTDVPSGGDVWVLVIKNSRPSDSGIYVCEVNSNPIVRSFHKLSVVSRAITANPTDVIIYEDPKPTGGFAKNHNYTECCIAQNVSKGCLGFCNIQSILEGSTGQDPENCEQDFPSIVNCMADGRNHVPCCIHERVPDICQDVCRGEYTAITENIKTHFSCSAYTEQTLACIMEGIELLPSPPKDVEVEPLTEKSIKVEWALPHANSETITEYTVNLTTLRSFSENSEEEIKGSSNATVKTILHKVSRDKNSTIFTDLSPFTWYEITVTSHNIIGSSLPTYSIKTLTLAPGKVKEPTNGSPPALPDIKSCCSNKGITHKTCLNKLCDPVEAEKVEITDLMICAPWAQDTFGCLTNGVDHTPCCKERGLPDICQQLCTGNVSSLDFNYFKCLRYMGEYTNCLLQGYGVLPSAPTHVYITNVESEFALLHWSMPKTLGDTVTSYNVHIRPVSSGEDEEEADFKIIPNAKSIWVLEDLESETDYEVYVEAVNKHGVGSPSPRLTFQTGSKIEEEEIEEAATYNVTACCVEANLNSVCLPLCSYDANMNDVKRLAVCGSEFHTILKCAAGGRNHGTCCNRRGVPAACQSLCSGVIVDSLRSTAANCVTYIGNIVQCFEEGTGKLPGPVAGVHAIAADSTSINLEWSPPEEGPNVTDYVIHYQKVDNTSMHETLLKLDKQVNTTGYYYILTGLEENAMYQVFVVARNEYGTSLPSSIAFIKLSSNNEGKWVNATTSPPHSLAVASHSATWVTISWQPPEFSHPSEQISYRLYHKSTSEDKYQIKNTSVTSYMIKNLTPNTQYIIYVEAVTDKGVSMPSETLIAWTDPAYPAFVESPTVHPINLVIEGSSMTILCIAMGNPMPTISLYISGRLVRQDTTRHMVTVIHNVTRDMDQISCYADNGYGTPMQASRKITISHGPHIQASGITMATIGDSVTLECKVEATPEPKMIFWRSHEERTPVIQGGKYDIQIGKAKDEEDKYIMHLTIKNILDVDVGDYYCHAENAFGSATQPVSVRIRNLATVNNVTQCCLDQNVTSSCMDACSFHLDIDAVIDKPECIQDFDKLMKCAADGSDHRNCCAHQNVPRRCLDWCRGEPIINSKVCVLSYTKHIMSCFHELRDKLPGPPQNIRVEFIDAHSVYLLWDPPVKNPHTVEMYRVFWRPVDSPNRSSQKGDTSETKLKISNLKDGTTYEAVVKAGNSKGTSTLADPIKFTMGEKSLYITPAASQSQEGGHAGVAVAVILALAIVAALVAAAVWFVRTKKMLGVKGTNGIAFENPSYLREVNMDNVQIPNGTESTTSSLNGSANGGISASSTSGGQGWKNEQLHVPAQEVNPTLYEELKLGQDGAGFKRLKP